In Plasmodium relictum strain SGS1 genome assembly, chromosome: 7, the genomic stretch CATTCACaagatgaattaaaaaaaaaaagtgagaTGACGgatataacaaataaaataaatgatctAAAATCAAAAAGTGTAGAGTTAGAGAAAGATATTGAAAGCATAATTCAGAATCACAATGCCAGCGTTGCAAAATCTTTTTATGATCGTGTATTAAAATTAGAACatgatattaataatgaaGTGAGAGaaattttgaataatttaGAAGCAACTAAACAAAATTTCGAAAATTTTAGTTCTGAAAatgatatgaaaaaaattaaaaatgatgatATTAAGAAGCAACAAAATACAATAATAcaagatattaaaaataatataaaaccTATTAATTCATATGAAGAGAAGAttagaaatataaaagaaaaattaaaaatacaaacaGATAAAGTTAAtggagaaaataaaaatattgaaaatttaaatattccaGAAAgcaatatgaaaaatatcaATGAAGAAATGATTAAGATATTAGAAGAATTAAATTTAGTTAAAAAAGAATCTGAACATTTGATAGAAgatttaaatatgaaaaaattaaaatatgataaaacaTTTATCAATGATTTTGCTCAACAgataaatgatgaaaaaaaaaaagccgAGAAAGATATGACACTTATTGAGGAGCTTAAAGTAAAagttgaaaaattaaaagaaaaattacaGATCAAAGAAAGCAACATTGAAAGTTTCAATTGTGAAGAACATGTTAATAATGCCAAAAAAAACAAGGATCAAATAATCGAAATAGAAGTGGAAGCTAATAAGTTAAAAGAAGAGGCtcataataatagtaaaaaagaatatgaaaTTGATAGTATCAAGAAAAAGATTGAAAAACATATCGTAGATTCTATTAAACACAGAAATTTGATAAGAGATTCATTaaatgaaatgaaaaatatagaaaagtCATTAGtatcaaaaaattttaaagagaTTACTGAtgacataaaaaataattttcaaaagGCTAaggaagaaaatgaaaaagaaaaaaatgaactaAAAAAATCAGAAAAAACAAAGAGTGTAATATTAGATTCATTTCAAAAAGcggaaaaattaaaagattcattaaaaattaatttagaGGAAAATgatattgataaaaatatcgCAGAAGTTAAAAAGCTTAAAGataatattttgaataatgtaaaaaatatggataattttttaacaGAGGTTGAAAAATGCAAAGGAAAAATATCAGTTCATCATCATAATATTATAAGAGAAAAGGATAAATTAACCTATTTAAAAAGCCACGACCAAGATAccaaaaaagaaataacaGATAAGGCACTAAAAGAGATAGAGAACTATATAATTGAATCTACAAATTATACAAATGAAGCAGAGAAACATTCAAAAGAAGTtgacaaaaattataaattggCTTCAGAATATGCAGCAAAAGTAAGTGATATTTTAGCCGAGTCGTTAATTTTAgcagaaaaaataaagtctgaaaaaaaaaaaaatgattcaaaaaaaaaatataatgttataaaagataattactctaatattaaaaaatcattagaaaaatcaaaaaataaattaatagaatTAGAGAAACGAGctaatcttttaaaaaaagaagatgaggaaaaaaatgaaaaatccAATAATGCATTTATTGAAATAGaatctattaaaaaagatgCAAGTATTGCTACATCAGACATtgaaataatagaaaaaagtacagaagaaatttttaataatgtcGAAAATGCAATAAACTTAATCTCAGCTGAACCTAAAAATGATGAGGGAAATAATTcggataaattaaaaatagagCAAGactatttaaaaagtattttgGATGctttagaaaaagaagaaaattcaAAAACACTTTTGAATAATGAGGAAATAAAACTGAAgcaaatagaaaataaagttaATGACATGGAAAAAAAACTTGGCAAACATATGAAAACATATGAAGAAGGTATTTtagaagaaataaagaaaaaatctGACATTGAAATGGAAAGCATTGAAGCAATAGAGAACTCAATTAATTCAATGATTGATATTTCAgttgaatttttttctaaacattcaaaaaaaaaagatgaaataaCGCCATTATTAGAGGTTgctagaaaaaaaatgaatgaacTATATAATACTTCTATTGGATCACATAAGCAAATTGAAAACCTTGCTAGAGATGTTTTGGATCCTTCTATATCCTACGAAAAGGcaaaggaaaaaaaagatgaagggaaaatagaaaaagaaaagctTAAAGAACAAAAGGAAATGATGTTAAAGTTgcttaattatattaatagtattaaaaaagaagaaggattaaaaatgatatctttaatgaaagaaaatattaataatttgaaTAAAGAAGCTAAGGAAAAGAATTCAATAGTAAATAAGTATCTTGaggaaattaaaaaaagccttgaaaatatcaaaaattcAGATAACGTTACTGTAGCTTTAAATGAATTAgatcaaattaaaaatacagttaataaaataaacaaaattaaaataaaatatcctTATAAGAATGAAGCAGGTTTAATTCATGACGATATTATAGAAGTAGGAAAGTTTATagatataaatgaagaattaaaaaatgaaactaTAAATGAtgtaaaaaaagttattcaTAAAATAGGAGAAACgttaaatgatataaatagcCAAGAGAATGAAGGtagaaatataattaatgaagctgagaatataattaaacaaataaaattaagaataGAATTGAAAGAAACAATTCACGAGtctaaaaatagaataaatgatgttttaaataaaatgaaaagtgTACACGAGAAGTATGTGAAGATTAAGGAGTTAAATACTTATGACGAAGAATATGATCAAATATTTAGGGACAATGCTAAATATAAGGATTTAAAGGAAATAATAAGTTCATGCcataataaatcaaatgaaATAGAGAGTGAATTAAAAGTAGATATAGATGAAGTCGATTCTGATAAGTTTAAAAACTCCTTAAATGATTTAGAAAGTACAGTAGAAAATTCAAAGAAAAATGCTTCTGCCACCAGTATACtagaaaaatcaaaaaaagaCATTGAGCAAATTAAGAAGAAATTGAATAATAAGTATAATAAtgccttaaaaaaaaatgcttcTGTTGATGAGTTATCAGAACAAAGTAAAAATTCTAAATTTGCGTTGTTGGATTTAATTGTTGCACATATTAATATTGAAATATCTAAAGATAAGTTATCaattgaaagaaaaaaagaatatattaatagTTATTTGAAGTATATACAAAATAGTCATGAATTAATGACTAATGATGTCAATACTTCAAATGAATATAGTACTGAAAGCCCTATAAGCAAGTATGACTCAGTTCATCTTAAAGATGCAAATAAATACTTCGAggatttcaaaaaaaaagaacaagaTACATTAGAAACTATAGGTAAGATAAATAATGTATTTCCATTAATAAGTGAAACCAAAAGTGATGCTGATGTAAATGAAGCATTTCAAACATTAAAAGAActacataaaaaattaaaaaaagaaaaacgtGATctgaataatatttataaaaatattaacgATTCTAAATTAATAGAAATGGAAGAAAACGCTAAGAAATATTTTGACATAGCAAAAGCGTACGAGAGTTTCCCAGAtattcaagaaaaaaaattattagataataaagatgagttaaaaaaaatagaagattATATGAAGGAAAAAGAACAAGAATCACAGAGCATTGAATCTTCATACACAGAAGAATCCTTAAAAAAAGCAAAtgaaatttatgaaaaagcTAAATTAGAACttgttaaaattaaaaaattagaagatgataataataatgaaaacaaagaaatgaaaaaatatgaacaacatatttcttatttaataaaaagaacaaaaacATTATTGGATGATACAGAGTATTATCAATacgaaaataattatgagttatcagatgaagaaaataagaaaataaatgatgAATCAAATGAATCTATAAAAAGAACACATGAAAAGACAAATGAATCGAAACATATATTTGAGAACATACTACGTAAGATAGAGaagaataaagaaatattatcGGAAAAAAATGACACAATTCTGAATATTTATgacattataaaaaaattagaaaaaacggaaaaatatattaaaaaaggatTAGATgcaaaagaaatagaaaacaatatagaaaatcgtttaaaaaaaattataagagTAACAAATGaaagtataaataataatatatataatgaaaaaatgagAACTATAACTGAAAAAGTTAAAGTAAGAAAAGAAGGAATGGAAAAATTCAAGAATTCTAATGAAGTAAATAaggaaattaataatatacaaAATGATAACTCTTATTTGaaagaacaaaaatataaaattcaaaatatattggaaatagtaaaaaatgaaaaagaagaaatggataaagaatttaataatatgtCTGAAGGCGATAATTTTATGGCATATTCAAATTCTCAAGAACATATATACAAAGGAGAAggattaattaaaaaaatagttgGTGAAATTGATAGAATAGAAAATttgataaaagaaaatgaaaacataGTAAAAGAATTTGAAGATCATAATAAAGAATCAGATGGtggaaataataaaagtggAAGAAGAAAATTCGATTACTCCAAGATTAAATTAGCAGGAGGAATATTGGGTGGTTTATTAGTTTGCTCAGGTGTAATTTTTATtgctttttataaaaataaacatatgGATACAGCACCTGTAAACGAagaatttaatgaatttGATAATGACAATGAAATATTTGATTTAGATATAAAAGATGTAGCTATTGATGTAAATTTTGTTGAAAAtgattaatattaaaaagaaaaatcaattaaaattcaattttttttttttttggattattttttttctaaatatatatattatttcttttatgataataatagataataatatatttataataattgttGTAAAATATAGCTTTGAATAAGATACTAAAAGTTGATACATttgtactttttttttatagcttattatattttttttttaataaatatcattattttttacatagataataaaaactttttatgAGCTCATATTTGAAttcattagaaaaaaaatgagttttatctgaaaatatatttctagtaaaaagaataatatttataaataaagaaaaaaattagttcaatgaacaaaaaattaaatttatctaTGAATTATAAGCCTcataatttgttttattcATTCATTTAATTACTCTAAAGTCAAATTGCATATGGACGTAATACATGTtggtatttattttattgaaagtgttttaaattattacaaagttaatttttaaatgttttcaatttttaatatattatatgaaaataattctttagTAACTAAATAAATTAGTTCAttcattgaaaaaaatattgcaaAATTTTAGTGTGCCTAATATTTACTTTATTCAAactaaaagaagaaaaattctttaaaaacagaagaaaaataggttaaataaagataatttaatatGCAATATATCATTTGTCATGTTCATggataatgaaattaaaaagtaatatattgtgataataaaagataaaataaataaaaaaaaaggtattaaaaataagaataaatataaatagagGTATAATATAATCTAAAATTGAATTGCTGCAATTATGATGCCgtaaattataataacaaTGATATCGTTATTTATTGTTTTAGTAATAATGATGGTGATTGCTATATAAATTACTatgttaaatataatttaagaaataaatgaagataatttattttagtcttagaaatttttatataatcgTTGTGCATTTGGATATTACTAAtactaaaaagaaaaaccgAAAtagaagatatatatatgaaacattttttctaaaataaataattatggaggatatttaaaagtataaaaaacaaaaaaaaaataatataaaataaatttgaaaaataattaaaaaaagtaatagtATTGAATTATTAATTCGCTATTCTAATACTTTAATGGAGCAtttaataaacaaattaataaatagtaagtataaaatatttgtatttCTTTAATTGAATTTTATCACTTTTTATAGATGTAAGTAGAACTTTAATGGCTAAagtttaattaatttaatgtTACTATATTCATaaacataatatatataactggttaataaaagatattaataACTTTTTACAATAGATAAAACTAGCTTACTAGTtaggaaaataaaagttaCCCATGCAATAgcgctagttaaaaaaagaaaaaaagtgtatatatataattatattttttttatatttattttattccttatatttttgaattaaaaaaaaaaagatttaattatttttttttttattgtaaaaaaaaaaaaaaaaagttgaggtataaaaagaaataataagaagatttttatttcttttgatgaataaaaagtatcatgtttatgttatattcaaattgtatattttgaaataacaatTAACTTGAAATTTAgctttgttattttttataatttaattatattgtacgtttttaaattaaaaataatttacttATTTACAGCAAATAAGTATACATGCGtcaatgtaaaaatatatctgtTAAGTAATTGATtgataaaagatattattaatcATTCGTAATATAAAATTGGCTTACTAATCAGGAAAATACAAGTTAGCCGCGCACTAACGCtagttaaaatatatatatatatgtatatattatatatagttaaatatttttttgtttttttggtTGGCATTTTTTTTGAgagattattaatttttaattgaaatataaaaattaatatgaaAAGTATAATGCTTATGTTATATTCGATTTGTATATTCTGAGATAATATTGAATAACTTagagtttaatttttgtatttgttataacttaattttttgtgagtgtctttaattaaaataatatgctTATTCTtggaaaataaataatatatatgtaaaattaaaatatatatgttaagCAATATATAATTGCTTAATCCAAattaaatgttatatataataaaaataagcatATATACTAAAAATCCGTGTATTTaattatacatgctctttattaatttactAGTTCAGTACTATAGCAAAGTCACTGAacaggcaattaataaatgaattacatatatttaaagatTACATAtctttaataataaagaatttaGCTACATAGGAAAATAATACCTAGGATGTATTACAATATTTGGGAAAAGGATAGTATTATTTTTCCTgttaattatctttttttaaattaaaataacctttttaaataaaaattttttattattattttttttttatgttttggGAGGATGATCAAACGAAgtaaatgaatttaaaaaatcactttttaaatttgaaaaGAAGCAaggttttctttttttgcaaatttttttttatatgaaaaaaagaatttaaaattttttttatgtatgtatatttatgaaTTACTATATTATATTGCAGAGAACAAATATATTACAGCAAAATGTTTTAAACATATTGCTTTTTCATCACTTAAAGTGTTTATCTGATGCTATGTTATTAACAATATGTATTAAAACATGCATAAATGTGTTAATTTAAAACTTATTAAACCTttaaatactttaaaaaaaaaaaatttaacaatCAATTTAATAAACCAGTacctttattaatattaaattttaacttGTATGaacatattttctttttttaattataattagcttttttattatagttatatgtataaatatgtaatagtaactattaataattttttctctatttttattgaaatattatcattttcctTTGAAAAAATATCTGTATGCATGTGCCCAATTCCATaatgaattataatttatcatAGTTAAAATGTTAGTATGcgataaatttattatattatcaatagaataaaattaaaattattattgatAACTTTCATAATTTTTGCCTCATagcatattttttctttataatttttattattaaattagaATTACCGATATATTTACAAATGCTATAAATGTATACGTTCCtatccttttattttttttttcctatcattatttttttattccaattcatttttattacattataataatttttttataaaaaaatttatgcatGCTTAgcattttaatttcatttctACTTCTTCCTATAATTAAACATTTTACTACACATCATTATAGTGTCAaattataatagaaaaagttATTATCGAATAAATTTATcatgaaataaaaaacatcATCAATTGTACtatcttaaaaatttatttaatatgatATATCTTAAAAATCTATAAATTTGCTATCATTGCATTTATAATTTCAATTATAAagtaattaattttatattttctgttTCTCTTTTCTATTGTAATAAGAATTAATAACATGTACATATAATATTATGGGTAAGGGaacaatttaaaataattagcATTACTTATTCtatgaatattatttttaatttattctttagttaaaattttataatttgaatttttaatttttttataaggaaaataaaatattagtaatattagtaatatttgaaatttttgttttaaaagaaattattaaaaaatatattcaatagttaatattaaatatttaatatatacatGTTCAACAATTTGTCAATctattctattttattaatattaatgaataacatttttatatatattctaaatgaaaaattaaattagatATTTTAaggtaattttttttcttgaatattttaacatttgttatttttatatagaattttaaaatttaaaatttttaatttattttttttaatgttatttatattaattatacctaaaaataaataaatttatataaataaaaaaaaaaatggacatgaaaagtaataatatatCTAATATTGGTGTATATCCCGAATACCATACCCACATAGCTAAAGTTTTTATTACTACAGATATGTcaactttaaaaatatataataaaaaagagaaaaaaaatataatatatttttctataaatttttttatattttcccTTTTAATTTGGATATTACAATGTTCCAATACTGtaggataataataatacttaaaaatatttatatttttttgtcataactatttttatgaattaaaaCTTCATTAGAACAAAAGaaaccttttttttaatactgaatatttttttgttattttagtGGGATTCTTTTAGATCGTGGAATTACAAAAATGACTCAAAAAGCGTACTAAATTTAGGAGCTAAAAGATCATTAGTCGAAAGTGAAGATGTAGAAAAACAAGCACACAAaagattaaaattttataacgAACAAGATATAATAAGAGAAAATTTAGAATCAGAAAGtgagaaaaatgaaatagagGGGAAAATAGATTCAGAAAAAGGAAATGAAATAGAGACAatagaaaaaagtaaaatagaaaaatttaagGAGAGAATTTTAGGAAGATGccaaaattatttaaaattaattttcttGGTTATCACTTTTCTCCTATCGTCTTCTTCATTAGCATTAATTATAGATGATTATATTAAACCTAATGCTTTAGGATTTTCTTATGCTATTATGTTAGCTAATATATCCGTTTTAATATTCTCAtccattttattttctgatcaaatcaaaaaaaaatataaaaaaaaatcatagaTAGCTTTTCAAATTAAAATCATCGTACAACAGTaagaagaaatatataatataagaTTAAAAGTATCCTAAATGTTACTGCAGCTATATGTTATTAACTGTCTCTTCGatgatatataaaaagtattaaGATAACAATTTTATAAAGAACATTTAGAACAATCTTCATctattttgtttattataaaaatatttgttaaATGAATACTAATGGTCTATAAGTTACATTACATAACAAGAGATAAATAGTTTATTtcatgaaaaaattataactttttaaataaaaatattctatttctttatttatattattcttaacatactgatttattaattgcccgtttaatgactttgctagagtatt encodes the following:
- a CDS encoding reticulocyte binding protein, putative encodes the protein MGKGHFLLIYLYLYYLYVGLSKEENVRAKSIKFRADVGELSSNPFLESSIEKKKDFIKIPEDSIFPNEHEHNKKNINLEQDKWSLHYSRGLAFPHLGNSDIYIKRLHPILLKKNKLSLFKTPNMEKKNKELIVPENSFIQEMNLGTNNGEISDNYSELIKKIKTNITLMEKIKQNVGDYRQYKMTIVPPTKNLSKHRYIIKKLEELQKYITENIEYYQFAKDEVEKKMDDIKSKNGKEQDRPIIEELMDFRRMINDYNREIDNTVNEYTKKSKSIYSNLDYRINGVMFESFPSDCVNYIEGTVNNVFAYDIKHETYLKNFNDFIIFSNIVIRSKEKQLNQNETLKLLNNIKNGLFINKGFFIRNGEYIKNNRDSLKNGVKINPKVNPKNIDETNSLLNFIATCEIRIAYDKNLHYIEHFDTKKAEFYDILRNSEKDLNDKLIALVYPKDLLSEGSKIKSDSQSLLDRVNGIINESSRTIQYISNNYHGSIFSSIKNEITQKYAKMVSHNDNMKQISANINKIYINIDTRRYLIERAKDKKLFLSKESSDSEILNFFYTRENYESNIKTIYDSFNQINHDYNKLMELKGQVEALKANILEKNIGLQLLKQKEDESKKKVINLIKNQIEQIKSKIDDLNKVKKLKGADNEDLKAIEVLIRGASCDMKEYTKRKDDIEKQINTLTNNLAVAADSDTTNRISQFIVEKNELHYDEYGLNELDAIFDEAKQNFYKMENIIVNTRKAQVDMRFAVNKIKKLRNDVKMKLIEDLHNKMKISFENFKIIKNRVSSKIANYKTKEVTFKNYESNILKIKNEFLNKHIEEDKDNLSRGNIIEEVSNFIKNHSIYKDEITKQINNEKGIIKTIKDQLKLYNEVETFFIEFNNNKTVKDFKTLKNSINEENIDNKLLEHQENFKNATDLIDNSTNMIKLLNEKIEIFKAFNSIINGSNKNNKSIEALKKDINSLKEKINAKNSKINEDALINEEEKNNTLSKLKEKIDKIDNIIKEADDLNKKSSALLESSENLKKTVDNIQKENEINIHSQDELKKKSEMTDITNKINDLKSKSVELEKDIESIIQNHNASVAKSFYDRVLKLEHDINNEVREILNNLEATKQNFENFSSENDMKKIKNDDIKKQQNTIIQDIKNNIKPINSYEEKIRNIKEKLKIQTDKVNGENKNIENLNIPESNMKNINEEMIKILEELNLVKKESEHLIEDLNMKKLKYDKTFINDFAQQINDEKKKAEKDMTLIEELKVKVEKLKEKLQIKESNIESFNCEEHVNNAKKNKDQIIEIEVEANKLKEEAHNNSKKEYEIDSIKKKIEKHIVDSIKHRNLIRDSLNEMKNIEKSLVSKNFKEITDDIKNNFQKAKEENEKEKNELKKSEKTKSVILDSFQKAEKLKDSLKINLEENDIDKNIAEVKKLKDNILNNVKNMDNFLTEVEKCKGKISVHHHNIIREKDKLTYLKSHDQDTKKEITDKALKEIENYIIESTNYTNEAEKHSKEVDKNYKLASEYAAKVSDILAESLILAEKIKSEKKKNDSKKKYNVIKDNYSNIKKSLEKSKNKLIELEKRANLLKKEDEEKNEKSNNAFIEIESIKKDASIATSDIEIIEKSTEEIFNNVENAINLISAEPKNDEGNNSDKLKIEQDYLKSILDALEKEENSKTLLNNEEIKLKQIENKVNDMEKKLGKHMKTYEEGILEEIKKKSDIEMESIEAIENSINSMIDISVEFFSKHSKKKDEITPLLEVARKKMNELYNTSIGSHKQIENLARDVLDPSISYEKAKEKKDEGKIEKEKLKEQKEMMLKLLNYINSIKKEEGLKMISLMKENINNLNKEAKEKNSIVNKYLEEIKKSLENIKNSDNVTVALNELDQIKNTVNKINKIKIKYPYKNEAGLIHDDIIEVGKFIDINEELKNETINDVKKVIHKIGETLNDINSQENEGRNIINEAENIIKQIKLRIELKETIHESKNRINDVLNKMKSVHEKYVKIKELNTYDEEYDQIFRDNAKYKDLKEIISSCHNKSNEIESELKVDIDEVDSDKFKNSLNDLESTVENSKKNASATSILEKSKKDIEQIKKKLNNKYNNALKKNASVDELSEQSKNSKFALLDLIVAHINIEISKDKLSIERKKEYINSYLKYIQNSHELMTNDVNTSNEYSTESPISKYDSVHLKDANKYFEDFKKKEQDTLETIGKINNVFPLISETKSDADVNEAFQTLKELHKKLKKEKRDLNNIYKNINDSKLIEMEENAKKYFDIAKAYESFPDIQEKKLLDNKDELKKIEDYMKEKEQESQSIESSYTEESLKKANEIYEKAKLELVKIKKLEDDNNNENKEMKKYEQHISYLIKRTKTLLDDTEYYQYENNYELSDEENKKINDESNESIKRTHEKTNESKHIFENILRKIEKNKEILSEKNDTILNIYDIIKKLEKTEKYIKKGLDAKEIENNIENRLKKIIRVTNESINNNIYNEKMRTITEKVKVRKEGMEKFKNSNEVNKEINNIQNDNSYLKEQKYKIQNILEIVKNEKEEMDKEFNNMSEGDNFMAYSNSQEHIYKGEGLIKKIVGEIDRIENLIKENENIVKEFEDHNKESDGGNNKSGRRKFDYSKIKLAGGILGGLLVCSGVIFIAFYKNKHMDTAPVNEEFNEFDNDNEIFDLDIKDVAIDVNFVEND
- a CDS encoding fam-h protein; translated protein: MDMKSNNISNIGVYPEYHTHIAKVFITTDMSTLKIYNKKEKKNIIYFSINFFIFSLLIWILQCSNTWDSFRSWNYKNDSKSVLNLGAKRSLVESEDVEKQAHKRLKFYNEQDIIRENLESESEKNEIEGKIDSEKGNEIETIEKSKIEKFKERILGRCQNYLKLIFLVITFLLSSSSLALIIDDYIKPNALGFSYAIMLANISVLIFSSILFSDQIKKKYKKKS